One region of Faecalibacter bovis genomic DNA includes:
- the pgmB gene encoding beta-phosphoglucomutase — translation MKTKAFIFDLDGVIVDTAKYHFLAWQKLAESLGINFTHEHNEELKGVSRVRSLEIILGLGNVEATQEQKDEWLVQKNEDYLQYIDKMDDSEILPGVMKVLEFLKSNQQPIILGSASKNARPILEKVNILHYFDDIVDGNDVSNAKPDPEVFLVGANKANQPNENAIVFEDSVAGIQAANIAGMMSVGIGEASVLNEADVVFNNFTEITEEFLRELINK, via the coding sequence CACTTCTTGGCTTGGCAAAAATTAGCGGAGTCTTTAGGAATCAATTTCACACACGAACACAACGAAGAATTAAAAGGAGTTTCTCGTGTGCGATCATTAGAAATTATTCTTGGATTGGGTAATGTAGAAGCAACTCAAGAACAAAAAGACGAATGGTTAGTTCAGAAAAACGAAGATTATTTACAGTACATCGACAAAATGGATGATTCTGAAATTTTACCAGGTGTAATGAAAGTGTTAGAATTTTTAAAATCGAATCAACAACCGATCATCTTAGGTTCTGCTTCTAAAAATGCACGTCCAATATTAGAGAAAGTAAACATTTTACACTACTTCGATGATATTGTAGATGGAAATGATGTTTCGAATGCAAAACCAGATCCAGAAGTATTTTTAGTTGGAGCAAATAAAGCGAATCAACCGAATGAAAACGCGATTGTTTTCGAAGATTCAGTGGCTGGAATTCAAGCAGCAAATATCGCTGGAATGATGAGTGTCGGTATAGGTGAGGCTTCAGTTTTAAATGAGGCAGATGTTGTATTCAACAACTTCACGGAGATTACAGAAGAATTCTTAAGAGAATTGATTAATAAATAG
- a CDS encoding glycoside hydrolase family 65 protein, with protein sequence MNQDYIIPNAWSIIEEGFEKDRVKSSESLFSIGNGAMGQRANFEEFYSGDTFQGSYIAGVYYPDKTKVGWWKNGYPEYFAKVLNAPVWIGINIEINGEQFDLNTCKEVKNFRRELNMKEGILDRSFVATLPSGLEIEVFVRRFLAADLDELGAIKYDIKPLNGDAKIVFKPYVDAHVKNEDANWEEIFWESIGSEIKGEQGFVQARTFKTHYNVVTYMENAIFINDEKQAITPTATKTEWKVEFTYEVEVKANEIATIQKFGGYVVSTNHKENELVAAAENVLAQANALGYEQLLINQKEAWANTWEMADITIEGDVRAQQGIRFNIFQLNQTYSGKDARLNIGPKGFTGEKYGGSTYWDTEAYCLPFYMATKNQEVARNLLTYRYNQLGKAIENAEKLGFTKGAALYPMVTMNGEECHNEWEITFEEIHRNAAIAFAIFNYTRFTGDQSYIPEAGLEVLLGIARFWKQRVNWSADKKQYVMLGVTGPNEYENNVNNNFHSNYCAQWCMNYLIEQVENVKANYPEDFARITAKTNITDAELAEMKEVAANIYFPYSEELGIYLQQDGFLDKDLTPVSELAKEERPINQKWSWDRILRSAYIKQADTLQAFYYFEDQFSKEQLEKHFDFYEPLTVHESSLSPCVHSIQAATLGRMEQAYTFYLRTSRLDLDDYNKEVHEGLHITSMAGTWMSIVEGFGGMRVKNDTLYFEPRLPEQWEGFSFKINFRNQILKVNVNKGETTFELEGTEPLEVYVFDQKVVVQPSI encoded by the coding sequence ATGAATCAAGATTATATCATCCCGAATGCGTGGTCAATTATAGAAGAAGGGTTTGAAAAAGATCGAGTAAAATCGTCTGAAAGTTTATTCTCTATCGGAAACGGAGCCATGGGGCAACGTGCCAATTTCGAAGAGTTTTATTCAGGCGATACGTTCCAAGGAAGTTACATTGCCGGAGTTTACTATCCAGACAAAACAAAAGTGGGTTGGTGGAAAAACGGTTATCCAGAATATTTCGCGAAAGTTTTAAATGCACCTGTTTGGATCGGAATCAACATTGAAATCAATGGAGAACAATTCGATTTAAATACGTGTAAAGAAGTGAAAAACTTCCGTCGCGAATTAAATATGAAAGAAGGAATTTTAGATCGTTCATTTGTAGCGACTTTACCTTCTGGTTTAGAAATTGAAGTTTTTGTGCGTCGTTTCTTAGCTGCTGATTTAGATGAATTAGGTGCAATTAAATATGACATCAAACCTTTAAACGGAGATGCTAAAATTGTTTTTAAACCTTACGTTGATGCTCACGTAAAGAACGAAGATGCAAACTGGGAAGAAATTTTCTGGGAGTCGATCGGATCTGAAATCAAAGGAGAACAAGGTTTCGTACAAGCGCGTACATTCAAAACACATTACAATGTGGTAACGTATATGGAGAATGCAATTTTCATTAACGATGAAAAACAAGCGATCACTCCAACAGCTACAAAAACAGAATGGAAAGTTGAATTCACTTACGAAGTAGAAGTTAAAGCAAATGAAATAGCAACGATCCAAAAATTTGGTGGATATGTAGTTTCGACAAATCATAAAGAAAACGAATTAGTTGCTGCTGCAGAAAATGTATTAGCACAAGCCAATGCTTTAGGTTATGAACAATTGTTAATAAACCAAAAAGAAGCGTGGGCAAATACTTGGGAAATGGCGGATATTACTATCGAAGGTGATGTGAGAGCACAACAAGGAATTCGTTTCAATATCTTCCAATTAAACCAAACTTATTCAGGGAAAGATGCTCGTTTAAACATCGGACCAAAAGGATTTACAGGGGAAAAATACGGTGGATCGACATATTGGGATACAGAAGCATATTGTTTACCATTCTATATGGCGACGAAGAACCAAGAAGTGGCGCGTAACTTATTAACATATCGTTACAACCAATTGGGCAAAGCGATTGAAAATGCTGAGAAATTAGGATTTACAAAAGGTGCGGCATTATACCCAATGGTAACAATGAACGGAGAAGAATGTCACAACGAATGGGAAATTACATTCGAGGAAATTCACCGAAATGCAGCTATCGCTTTTGCTATTTTCAACTATACACGTTTCACAGGAGATCAATCGTATATTCCTGAAGCTGGTTTAGAAGTTTTATTAGGAATCGCTCGTTTCTGGAAACAACGTGTCAATTGGTCTGCTGATAAAAAACAATACGTCATGTTAGGAGTTACTGGTCCTAATGAATACGAAAACAACGTCAATAATAACTTCCACTCAAATTATTGTGCACAATGGTGTATGAATTATTTGATTGAACAAGTGGAAAATGTAAAAGCGAATTATCCAGAAGATTTCGCTCGTATCACTGCTAAAACAAACATCACAGATGCTGAATTAGCAGAAATGAAAGAAGTAGCGGCTAACATCTATTTCCCATACAGCGAAGAATTAGGAATTTACTTACAACAAGACGGATTCTTAGATAAAGATTTAACTCCTGTTTCTGAATTAGCAAAAGAAGAACGTCCAATCAACCAAAAATGGTCTTGGGATAGAATCTTACGCTCGGCTTACATCAAACAAGCGGATACGTTACAAGCATTCTATTACTTCGAGGATCAGTTCTCAAAAGAACAATTAGAAAAACACTTTGATTTCTATGAACCATTAACAGTTCACGAATCGTCTTTATCACCTTGTGTGCATTCGATTCAAGCTGCTACTTTAGGTCGTATGGAACAAGCTTATACATTTTACTTAAGAACTTCTCGTTTAGATTTAGACGATTACAACAAAGAGGTTCACGAAGGATTACACATCACATCAATGGCTGGAACGTGGATGTCGATTGTAGAAGGATTTGGTGGAATGCGTGTGAAAAATGATACGCTATATTTTGAACCTCGTTTACCAGAACAATGGGAAGGATTTTCGTTCAAAATTAATTTCCGTAATCAAATCCTAAAAGTCAATGTAAATAAAGGTGAAACAACTTTCGAATTGGAAGGTACTGAACCATTAGAGGTTTATGTATTCGACCAAAAAGTAGTGGTGCAGCCTTCTATTTAA
- a CDS encoding glycoside hydrolase family 13 protein: MKKLFILTSLLSSFAFAQIQRVEPMFWWKGMKNPELQILVYGKDISKYNIELSDKIQIKDITKTENPNYVFVTLNTNEINTSSFKINIKNKNKIVDSYTYELKNRQPNSANRSSFSSKDVVYLIMPDRFANGDESNDSKKELREKMNRQLPGGRHGGDLRGIINNLDYIQILGATAVWLTPVNEDNEKEYSYHGYAQTDLYKIDGRYGSNEDYRELSQKLNQRGMYLIQDYVTNHWGISHWMIQDLPTKDWIHTFPEGENGFRRSNYRTTTQFDSNASEIDKIGALNGWFDTTMPDINQANPLVLKYITQNAIWWIEYAELGGLRVDTYPYNNKEGMATWVKAITNEYPNLNVVGEAWMYSPAHISYWQKDSKIGEMAGYNSNLPAIMDFTLYSKMTEAFQEEESWDKGMVKIYETFTSDFLYPDVNNMFVFFENHDTERWNEMFKGDINAYKLATTLIGTVRGIPQIYYGTEIGMAGDKKKGGDAAIRQDFPGGWKSDAQNAFESKSRTATQKAYYDFTAKVFNWRKSKEVIHSGKTKHFAPQNDIYVYFRYNENESVMVILNNKSEKQILKLDRFAEAIKGYNSGKDIISEQIFPININGEITIDEKSSMIIELKK, from the coding sequence ATGAAAAAACTATTCATACTAACTTCTTTATTATCATCCTTCGCCTTTGCTCAAATTCAAAGGGTCGAACCAATGTTTTGGTGGAAAGGAATGAAAAATCCGGAACTACAAATTTTAGTGTACGGAAAAGACATTAGTAAATATAACATCGAGTTATCGGACAAAATCCAAATCAAGGACATCACCAAAACAGAGAATCCAAATTATGTTTTTGTAACGTTAAACACGAATGAAATCAATACCTCATCTTTCAAGATTAACATCAAGAATAAAAACAAGATTGTTGATTCTTATACGTACGAGTTAAAAAATCGTCAACCAAATTCAGCGAATCGTTCGTCGTTTTCATCAAAAGATGTGGTGTATTTAATTATGCCGGATCGTTTTGCAAACGGAGATGAAAGCAATGATTCAAAAAAAGAATTGCGTGAGAAAATGAATCGTCAATTGCCAGGTGGTCGTCACGGAGGAGATTTGCGAGGAATTATCAACAACTTAGATTATATCCAAATTTTGGGAGCCACTGCGGTTTGGCTAACTCCAGTTAATGAAGACAACGAAAAAGAATATTCGTACCACGGCTACGCCCAAACGGATTTATATAAAATAGATGGACGATACGGATCGAATGAAGATTACCGTGAATTGTCTCAGAAATTGAATCAACGAGGAATGTACTTGATTCAAGATTATGTCACGAACCACTGGGGAATCTCACATTGGATGATTCAGGATTTACCGACAAAAGATTGGATTCATACATTTCCTGAAGGCGAAAATGGTTTCCGTCGTTCAAATTACAGAACAACAACACAATTTGATTCAAACGCTTCAGAGATTGATAAAATCGGAGCGTTAAATGGTTGGTTTGATACCACAATGCCAGACATCAATCAAGCGAATCCTTTGGTTTTGAAATATATCACTCAAAATGCAATTTGGTGGATAGAATATGCCGAATTAGGTGGATTGCGTGTGGATACATATCCTTACAATAATAAAGAGGGGATGGCAACTTGGGTAAAAGCGATTACCAATGAATATCCAAACCTGAATGTCGTGGGAGAGGCGTGGATGTATTCTCCGGCTCATATTTCTTATTGGCAAAAAGATTCTAAAATTGGTGAAATGGCTGGTTACAATTCAAATCTTCCAGCAATTATGGATTTTACTTTATACAGTAAAATGACTGAAGCATTTCAGGAAGAAGAATCTTGGGACAAAGGAATGGTTAAAATTTACGAAACTTTTACAAGTGATTTTTTATATCCAGATGTGAACAACATGTTTGTTTTCTTCGAAAATCACGATACGGAACGTTGGAACGAAATGTTTAAAGGTGATATTAACGCCTATAAATTAGCTACAACTTTAATCGGAACGGTTCGCGGTATACCACAGATTTATTACGGAACTGAAATAGGTATGGCTGGGGATAAAAAGAAAGGTGGAGATGCAGCAATTCGTCAAGATTTTCCTGGTGGTTGGAAGTCGGATGCTCAAAATGCTTTTGAATCAAAGTCACGAACAGCAACACAAAAAGCTTATTATGATTTTACCGCTAAAGTTTTTAATTGGCGTAAAAGCAAAGAAGTAATTCATTCTGGTAAAACAAAACATTTTGCTCCTCAAAATGATATTTATGTTTATTTCAGATATAATGAAAATGAATCTGTCATGGTTATTTTAAATAATAAGTCAGAAAAACAAATTTTAAAATTAGATCGTTTCGCAGAAGCAATTAAAGGATACAATTCAGGAAAAGATATTATTTCAGAACAAATTTTCCCGATTAATATAAATGGAGAAATTACAATCGATGAAAAATCTTCAATGATTATTGAGTTGAAAAAATAG
- a CDS encoding glycoside hydrolase family 97 protein — MKKITTTIFTLLAIGVLNAQTIESPSKHLKVNFELTANGQPSYTVTYKGKEIVKPSTLGFVLKDAKALENGFTVTNYTTKSVNDAWQPVLGEYKEIKDIHNEGTFQLTQISTNRNVNVTFRVFDEGVAFRYEFPKQQNLNYFVVKEEKTQFNLTGDHQTFWLPGDFDTQEYTYIESKISGIDHSKIDMNNGIGVKSIGKPNSVQTPLQMKTDDNIYLNIFEAAVVNYPVMHLEFDKNTFQFQSHLAPNAIGDLAYLQAPFNTPWRTIMVSDDARDIVGKGPQMILNLNEPSKIEDTSWIKPMKYVGIWWEMHVGKSTWDRQGTQNAQNQVGQEAIKFPHGATTENTKRYIDFAAKHGFDGVLVEGWNEGWEDWYGNWKEDVFDFTTPYADFDIKEISAYAKAKGVKMIMHHETSGSVANYERRFDRAMDVMKQYEYPAVKTGYVGRIIPRGEFHDGQTMVNHFNWTVERFAENKILVNTHESSRPSGYHRTYPNYIAAEATRGNEFNAWSYGNPPAHETILPFTRSLGGPIDYTPGIFETDMKVYNVGRDTKVHTTLAKQLALYVTLYSPLQMAADLPENYEKYADAFQFIKDVALDWDDTKYLEAEPGDYLTVARKANGSENWFIGAITDENPRQTEIKLDFLTPGVTYEATIYQDAKNAHWDKNPKAYDIKKLKVNSKSKLKLNLAASGGTAISIFPVK; from the coding sequence ATGAAAAAAATAACAACAACAATATTTACTTTACTAGCCATTGGAGTATTAAATGCACAAACCATTGAATCGCCATCGAAGCATTTAAAAGTTAATTTCGAATTAACGGCTAATGGTCAACCATCGTATACGGTAACGTATAAAGGTAAAGAAATTGTAAAACCTTCAACATTAGGTTTCGTTTTAAAAGATGCAAAAGCTTTAGAAAATGGATTTACAGTTACAAATTATACGACTAAATCGGTAAATGACGCATGGCAACCTGTTTTAGGAGAATATAAAGAAATTAAAGATATTCATAACGAAGGTACGTTTCAATTAACGCAAATTTCTACCAACAGAAATGTAAATGTTACGTTTCGAGTTTTTGATGAAGGTGTAGCTTTTCGCTATGAATTTCCGAAGCAACAAAACTTAAATTATTTTGTCGTAAAAGAAGAAAAAACACAATTTAATTTAACAGGAGATCACCAAACGTTTTGGCTACCTGGTGACTTCGATACACAAGAATATACCTACATCGAATCTAAAATTTCAGGAATCGATCACAGCAAAATTGATATGAATAATGGAATTGGAGTGAAATCAATTGGGAAACCAAATTCAGTTCAAACACCATTACAAATGAAAACTGACGATAATATTTACCTAAATATTTTTGAAGCAGCAGTGGTTAATTATCCCGTAATGCATTTAGAATTTGATAAAAATACGTTTCAATTTCAATCGCATTTAGCGCCTAATGCAATCGGAGATTTAGCTTATTTACAAGCGCCTTTCAACACACCTTGGCGCACGATTATGGTGTCGGATGATGCCCGTGATATCGTAGGGAAAGGTCCACAAATGATTTTGAATCTAAATGAACCTTCTAAAATTGAAGATACATCTTGGATAAAACCAATGAAATATGTCGGAATTTGGTGGGAAATGCACGTTGGGAAATCAACTTGGGATCGTCAAGGAACTCAGAACGCACAAAACCAAGTCGGGCAGGAGGCGATTAAATTTCCTCATGGTGCGACAACTGAAAATACAAAACGTTACATCGACTTTGCTGCAAAACACGGATTTGATGGGGTTTTAGTAGAAGGTTGGAACGAAGGATGGGAAGATTGGTACGGAAACTGGAAAGAAGATGTTTTTGACTTTACAACTCCTTATGCTGATTTTGATATCAAAGAAATCTCAGCTTATGCAAAAGCTAAAGGCGTAAAAATGATTATGCATCACGAAACTTCTGGTTCAGTAGCTAATTACGAACGTCGTTTTGATCGTGCAATGGATGTAATGAAACAATATGAATATCCAGCTGTAAAAACAGGGTATGTGGGTCGAATCATTCCAAGAGGAGAATTTCACGATGGGCAAACGATGGTCAATCACTTTAATTGGACGGTAGAGCGTTTTGCAGAAAATAAAATTTTAGTCAACACACACGAAAGTTCTCGCCCTTCAGGTTATCACCGTACCTATCCTAACTACATCGCAGCAGAAGCAACACGTGGAAATGAGTTTAATGCATGGAGTTATGGAAATCCTCCAGCGCACGAAACGATTTTACCTTTCACTCGTTCATTAGGTGGACCAATTGATTACACACCTGGAATTTTCGAAACTGATATGAAAGTGTACAATGTTGGTCGTGATACTAAAGTACACACGACTTTAGCGAAACAATTGGCTTTATATGTCACGTTATATTCTCCGTTACAAATGGCAGCTGATTTACCAGAAAACTACGAGAAGTATGCAGATGCTTTCCAATTTATTAAAGATGTAGCTTTAGATTGGGACGATACAAAATATTTAGAAGCTGAACCAGGTGATTATTTAACAGTAGCGCGTAAAGCAAATGGATCTGAAAATTGGTTTATAGGAGCAATTACAGATGAAAATCCTCGTCAGACAGAAATTAAATTAGATTTCTTAACGCCAGGAGTAACGTACGAAGCAACAATTTACCAAGATGCGAAAAATGCACATTGGGATAAAAATCCAAAAGCGTACGACATCAAAAAATTGAAAGTCAATTCAAAATCAAAGCTGAAATTGAATTTAGCGGCGAGTGGAGGAACAGCAATTTCTATTTTTCCAGTGAAATAG
- a CDS encoding glycoside hydrolase family 31 protein, with protein MKKLTLSIILLSTIAWAQNPNRSFQSYKKVQNGVEVKTNDGTYYIQPYSEKIVETSFVPNGQQAKDGSHAVIMKPQSVSSKIKDSKKELVIETKGLKTVINKAPFQVKYYYKDKLVTSEKLGYQQVNDSTETIQFNLTKYEALYGAGARVLGMNRRGNRLELYNRAHYGYETESKLMNFTMPIAISSNQYMIHFDNAPIGFLDFDSKKANELTYETISGNKKYQVVVGDSWTDMVSNYTNLTGKQEMLPRWAMGNIASRMGYHDQAEVKFVVDKFRRDSIPLDGIILDLYWFGKTVQGTMGNLDWDIDNFNRPDEMIAYNKKHGVKTVLITEPFILTTSSKWNEAVQKDILAKTKEGKPFTYDFYFGNTGLIDIFKPEAKTWFWNVYKKFINQGIDGWWGDLGEPEVHPKALQHINGSADEVHNIYGSEWAKLVYDGYKKDFPEQRPFILMRSAYSGAQRYGMIPWSGDVNRTWGGLHGQTEISLQMGMQGIPYMHSDLGGFAGNYEDDELYTRWLQYGVFQPIYRPHAQEDVPSEPIFKNLATKELAKQAIELRYQLMPYNYTLVYENSISGQPLMRPLFFEDDSNKELLNVSTTYFWGKNFLVSPIVEKGLKTQQVHFPKGANWFDFYTDEKVEGEQVKAIKTVENSIPTYVRGGSFIPMAKLVQTTEDYNLDEFEVHYFFDVEVKQSSDYIYNDDGKTPNAFEKGLFEKINFSSKLDKSKASIEIETIKGKNYQGSDKKVKVIIHNAPSNLKLNQGLNGNYDAAKKHFIVEVALQAEGKSQINFSF; from the coding sequence ATGAAAAAACTAACACTTTCAATCATATTACTTTCTACTATAGCTTGGGCACAAAACCCAAATCGTAGTTTCCAATCGTACAAAAAAGTACAGAATGGAGTAGAGGTAAAGACGAATGATGGAACTTATTATATACAACCTTATTCAGAGAAAATTGTCGAAACCTCTTTTGTACCAAATGGTCAACAAGCAAAAGATGGTTCTCACGCCGTGATTATGAAACCACAATCTGTTTCGTCTAAAATTAAAGATTCGAAAAAAGAATTAGTGATTGAAACGAAAGGGTTAAAAACGGTGATAAATAAGGCGCCGTTTCAAGTGAAATATTATTACAAAGATAAATTAGTCACTTCTGAAAAGTTAGGGTATCAACAAGTGAACGATTCGACTGAAACGATTCAATTCAACTTAACAAAATACGAAGCGCTTTACGGTGCTGGAGCTCGTGTCTTAGGAATGAATCGTCGTGGAAATCGATTAGAATTATACAATCGTGCGCACTATGGTTACGAGACAGAATCGAAGTTGATGAACTTTACAATGCCGATTGCTATTTCATCGAATCAATATATGATTCATTTTGACAATGCACCGATTGGATTCTTAGATTTTGATTCGAAAAAAGCAAACGAATTAACGTACGAAACGATTTCAGGGAATAAAAAATACCAAGTGGTCGTAGGAGATTCGTGGACAGATATGGTTAGCAATTATACCAATCTTACGGGGAAACAAGAAATGTTACCGCGTTGGGCAATGGGAAATATTGCGTCAAGAATGGGTTATCACGATCAAGCCGAAGTAAAGTTTGTGGTGGATAAATTCCGTCGAGATTCAATTCCGTTGGATGGAATCATTTTAGATTTGTATTGGTTCGGAAAAACGGTGCAAGGAACAATGGGGAATTTAGATTGGGATATAGATAATTTCAATCGCCCAGATGAAATGATTGCTTATAACAAAAAGCATGGGGTTAAAACGGTTTTAATAACGGAACCTTTTATTTTAACGACTTCATCGAAATGGAATGAAGCGGTTCAAAAAGATATTTTAGCCAAAACAAAAGAGGGGAAACCATTTACCTACGATTTCTATTTCGGAAATACAGGATTAATCGACATTTTCAAACCAGAAGCAAAAACGTGGTTTTGGAATGTGTACAAAAAATTCATTAATCAAGGAATTGATGGTTGGTGGGGAGATTTAGGTGAACCAGAAGTTCATCCAAAAGCATTACAACACATCAATGGTTCTGCCGATGAGGTGCATAATATTTATGGATCTGAATGGGCAAAATTGGTGTATGATGGCTACAAGAAAGATTTTCCAGAACAACGTCCTTTTATATTAATGCGTTCGGCTTATTCTGGAGCACAACGTTACGGAATGATTCCTTGGTCAGGTGATGTAAACCGTACGTGGGGTGGACTTCATGGTCAAACCGAAATCAGTTTACAAATGGGAATGCAAGGAATTCCTTATATGCATTCGGATTTAGGAGGATTTGCCGGAAACTACGAAGACGATGAATTGTACACGCGTTGGTTACAATACGGCGTGTTTCAACCAATTTACCGTCCACACGCACAAGAAGATGTTCCTTCAGAACCAATTTTCAAAAATTTAGCGACAAAAGAATTAGCGAAACAAGCGATTGAGTTACGTTATCAGTTAATGCCTTACAATTATACATTGGTTTATGAGAATAGTATTTCTGGACAACCTTTAATGCGTCCTTTATTTTTTGAAGATGATTCGAATAAAGAATTATTAAATGTTTCGACGACTTATTTTTGGGGCAAAAACTTTTTAGTGTCTCCAATTGTTGAAAAAGGTTTAAAAACACAGCAAGTACATTTCCCAAAAGGTGCAAATTGGTTTGATTTTTATACGGATGAAAAAGTAGAAGGTGAACAAGTTAAAGCAATTAAAACTGTCGAAAATTCTATCCCAACTTATGTGCGTGGAGGAAGTTTTATTCCGATGGCGAAATTGGTTCAGACGACAGAAGATTATAATTTAGATGAATTCGAAGTGCATTATTTCTTTGATGTAGAAGTGAAACAATCATCAGATTATATCTATAACGACGATGGAAAAACACCAAATGCATTTGAAAAAGGATTGTTTGAGAAAATTAATTTTTCATCAAAATTAGATAAATCAAAAGCATCAATAGAGATTGAAACCATAAAAGGTAAAAACTATCAAGGTTCGGATAAGAAAGTGAAAGTGATTATTCATAATGCTCCATCAAACTTAAAATTAAATCAAGGTTTAAATGGAAATTATGATGCGGCTAAAAAACATTTTATCGTAGAAGTAGCTTTACAAGCTGAAGGAAAATCACAAATTAATTTCAGTTTTTAA
- a CDS encoding alpha-amylase family glycosyl hydrolase, with translation MKKLIFSIALGSLFLTSCSKTILQSTQQITKSDQPFVWNGANVYFLLTDRFNNGDSTNDVNYGRTQETAKLRGFEGGDIRGIIQKIEEGYFTNLGVNAIWMTPLVEQIHGAVDEGQGPTYGFHGYWTKDWTALDRNFGTEKDLQELVDKAHTKGIRIMLDAVINHTGPVTELDAVFPADWVRVSPHCTYDNYVNTTACTLVKNLPDILTESESDVTLPPQLLEKWQKEGRLRQEIEELNTFFAKYNLPKAPKYYIMKWLSDYIRDYGIDAYRVDTVKHTEEGVWKVFAEICKDAFNEYKAKNPHKALDNNEFFLLGEVYNYTINEGQNFSFPDKKVNYFEHGFDALINFDLRSTHNETFQKLFNRYDDIIHNEMKGKTVMNYISSHDDGSPYDKKRKVAWDAGTKLLLTPGMAQIYYGDEIARPLEVDGADGDANLRSFMNWEDIQSNSETKELLSHFQKLGQFRHNHPAVGAGKQTVLQADPYIFHRKYNEDEVIIAMDYFREEKVIDVAGLWTDGTKVRDAYSGEVSVVKNGRIVLASTSDIVLLEKVK, from the coding sequence ATGAAAAAATTAATATTCAGTATAGCTTTAGGAAGTTTGTTTTTAACATCTTGTTCAAAAACGATTTTACAAAGCACGCAACAAATTACAAAAAGTGACCAACCATTTGTTTGGAATGGAGCCAACGTTTATTTCTTATTAACCGATCGTTTTAATAATGGCGATTCTACGAACGATGTCAATTACGGTCGTACACAAGAAACTGCGAAATTAAGAGGTTTTGAAGGAGGAGATATTCGAGGAATTATTCAAAAAATAGAGGAAGGATATTTCACAAATTTAGGTGTTAATGCAATTTGGATGACACCTTTGGTGGAGCAAATTCACGGTGCGGTTGATGAAGGTCAAGGACCAACTTACGGTTTCCACGGTTATTGGACAAAAGACTGGACAGCTTTAGATCGTAATTTTGGAACAGAAAAAGATTTACAAGAATTAGTTGATAAAGCTCACACGAAAGGAATTCGTATCATGTTGGATGCGGTAATTAATCATACAGGTCCAGTAACGGAATTGGATGCGGTTTTTCCAGCAGATTGGGTTCGAGTTTCGCCACATTGTACCTACGATAATTATGTGAATACAACAGCTTGTACTTTGGTTAAAAATCTTCCTGATATTTTAACAGAGTCAGAATCTGATGTTACTTTACCGCCACAATTGTTGGAAAAATGGCAAAAAGAAGGTCGATTAAGACAAGAAATTGAAGAATTAAATACATTTTTTGCGAAATATAATCTTCCAAAAGCGCCGAAATATTACATCATGAAATGGTTGTCGGATTATATTCGTGATTATGGTATTGATGCCTATCGTGTCGATACAGTAAAGCATACAGAAGAAGGAGTTTGGAAGGTATTTGCAGAGATTTGTAAAGATGCATTTAATGAATACAAAGCTAAAAATCCACACAAAGCTTTAGATAATAATGAGTTTTTCTTATTAGGAGAAGTTTATAATTATACGATTAATGAAGGGCAAAATTTCTCATTTCCTGATAAGAAAGTAAACTATTTCGAACACGGATTTGATGCGTTAATCAATTTTGATTTACGTTCAACACATAATGAAACGTTTCAAAAATTATTCAATCGTTACGATGACATCATCCACAACGAAATGAAAGGGAAGACGGTGATGAATTACATTTCTTCTCACGATGATGGTTCGCCATACGATAAGAAACGTAAGGTTGCTTGGGATGCTGGAACAAAGTTATTATTAACGCCTGGAATGGCTCAAATTTATTACGGGGATGAAATTGCTCGACCATTAGAAGTTGATGGTGCAGATGGTGATGCGAATCTTCGTTCGTTCATGAATTGGGAAGATATTCAATCAAATTCTGAAACAAAAGAATTGTTAAGCCATTTTCAAAAATTAGGTCAATTCCGTCATAATCATCCAGCGGTAGGAGCAGGAAAACAAACGGTTTTACAAGCTGATCCTTATATTTTTCATCGTAAATACAACGAGGATGAGGTAATTATAGCAATGGATTATTTCAGAGAAGAAAAAGTTATTGATGTAGCTGGACTTTGGACAGATGGAACTAAAGTTAGAGATGCATATTCAGGCGAAGTTTCAGTAGTAAAAAACGGAAGAATTGTTTTAGCTTCCACTTCGGATATTGTCTTATTGGAAAAAGTAAAATAA